The genomic DNA ACGGGAGTTGTGGGTGGAGCCCACCGACGGAGTGCATCTCGGTCGCGCCGGACTCGACGGCCTTGCGGACTTCCTCGCGGACGTAGTCCATGTCGCGGGTGTAGGCCTTGGCATCGCCGGCCTTGGCGTAGAACTCGCAGAACTTGCAGGAGAGGGCGCAGACGTTGGAGTAGTTGAGGTGGCGGTTGATGTTGTAGTAGGCGACATCGCCGTGGAGCCGGCGGCGGACCAGGTCGGCCAGTTCGCAGACGGACCAGATGTCGCGTGTGGTGAAGAGAAGGTCGCCATCGTCGAGCGAGAGGCGTTCGCCCCGTTCGACCTTGGCGCGGATGTGATCGAAGCGCGGATCGCGCATCGTGGAGCGGGCGGGGCCGGGCATGCTCTCCAGCATGGTCGTCATGTTGGATGCTACGGGGGCGGGGGCGAACTTTCAATATTTCTTGAAACCTGCCCGTTGCACGACCCAGATGGCGGGCCGGAGTTGCTTCCCGAGGAGGCGGTTGGCGTGGCGCTGGTTGTCGAGGAACGTGGAGAGTGCGGGTCGGAGCGAGGGTCGGTCGCGGGCGATGGCGGAGGCGTTGGCGGCGAGTTTGCGGTAGAGCGCGGCGTTGAGGGCGCGGGTGTGCGATGGCGTGGGGATGTGGAGTTCGAGGACGCGATCGCCGCGCTGTTCGAGGAGTGCGCGCGATTCGTCCCGGGTGGGGATCTCGTGGAACTCCGGCGCGCGGCGGGTCAGGCGTTCATCGCGGAAGGCGTCGTCGATGATGTAGATCCCTCCGGGCTTCACGAGGGGGCGGAGTGCACTGCGGGCTTCGACGATGCCCCAGAGACCGAGCATGAGCGCGGCATCGAAGGGGCGGTGCTTTCGATTGGAGTGGTGGGCGAACGCGCGGGCATCGTCGTGGATGAACGTGGCACGGGTTGTGAGGTTGGCGCGGGCTGCGGCGGCGAGGGCTTCGTGGATGAACGCCTCGCAGGCATCGACTGCGACGACGGAGCAGCGGAGGCGACGGGCGGCGGAGATGGCGTTGGTGCCCTTGCCGCACGCGAGATCGAGGATGCGCGAGCGGGGCCCGATGCCGGCACGCTGGAGCATGTTGACGACGATGCGGGGGCTGCTGCCGAGACTGGGCATGTCTTTGAAGAGGAGATTGAAGACGGGAAGGAGGGAGGCCGGTGCATCGACGGAGCGTGCGACCTCGCGGCGGAGTGTGGAGGCGTGCCGGGGCGAGGAGGGTGTGCGGTTCATCCGGGTTCCGTGGATGCTGAGTGTGTGTGTGGTGCGGGGGAGCGTGTGGCGGAGAAGCCCGCGGGTTGTTCGGGCGCGTACCCTAGTCACTTCGAGTCCGGACCGGAGCACTTGGCCTTTGTCATCCACCCCCACCGCCCATTCCACGACATCCGCGGCGTCCTCGTCGGCATCACCTTCGGCGCGGAGGGGTGTGTCGGGGGGGGACGGAGGTCCGAGGTCGCGTGGTTCTGGCGGGTCGCTGTTGCGGAAGATGATTCCGGTGCCTCACTACATGGCGCTGGCATCGCTGGACGTGTGGGCGCGGTTGTTGGTTTCGAGGCGTCCGGGGGTGGAGCCCGCGTATCTGGCGCGGCTTGCGCTGAATCTGGCGACGTCGTACTTCGGGACGATCGTGGCGTTGCCGGAGCGTCTGCTGCTGTGGCCGGTGTTGTTCTTCAAGTTCCGATCGAAGACGCCTCGTGTGGATCACGGTCCGGGGACGGTTGTGGTTCTGGGGTATTTCCGATCCGGGACGACGCATCTTCAGTATCTTCTGTCGTGTGATCGGCGGTTCAAGACGCCGGTGTGGGCGCAGTCGATCCTGCCTCACGGGTGGGGGTTGTCATGGATTGTGGCGCGGTTCGTGCTGACGCCGTTCATCACGAACAGTCGCCCGCAGGATGATGTTGCGCTGGGTCCGGCGTGGCCGGCGGAGGACGACTTCGGCGTGTCGAACATGTCGTTGTGCTCGGCGATGCCGGGGCGTTTCATGCTTCCGCAGCAGCACGGGCACTACTCGCGCTTTCACGCGCTGGAGGGCTTGACGGAGCGGGAGCTGGTGCGGTGGAGGCGGGCGCAGGCGTCGCTGCTCTGGAAGATCACGCGGCTGAGGCCTCGGCAGGTGCTGCTGCTCAAGAGCCCGAGCCACACGGCCCGCGTGGCGGAGTTGCGTGCGATGCTGGGTGAGAACGTGAGGTTCATCCACATCACGCGCGAGCCGGCGGACGTGGTGCGTTCGAACGTGTCGATGTACGAGCGGCTCTCGATCTATCACCTGCAGGATGGGCCGCCGATCGAGGAATCGCGCGAGGCGATCGTGCGGGAGTATCTGCGGACGGAGGAGAAGTTCCTGGAGGAGTCGGCGGATCTGCCGCCCGATCGGCTGTGCAGGATCAGGTATCAGGATCTGATCGCGGACCCCGAGGGGACGGTGCGGAGGATCTACGGGCAGTTCGGCATGACGCTGGACGAGGGTGCGCTGGAGTCGATGCGTTCGTACCTGTATCGCGTGCGCGCGTATCGGACGGCATCGCAGAAGGCACCGAAGGCGGAGACGCGCGAGGAGCCGGACCCGCGGCTGGATGCGATGGCGGAGCGGTTCGGACACCGGGCGCCGACGTGTGCGCGGGTGTTGCCTCAGGATCCGAAGGACCTGGGCACGTCGGACCGGCGGAGGCGGCTGGCGTGGTATGTCGCGCCGATCACGACGGCGACGATCGCGGGGTTGTGGATGCTCTCGGCGTGGCTGGTGGGGAAGAAGTTTGATAACGCGATCTGGCCGGTCGGCGCGGTGATCGGGTGGGTGACGATCAAGACGGCGGGGATCGGTTCGCGGGGTCTGGGGATTCTGTGCGCGGTGCTGACGCTGTTGATCATGTTCGGCGTGGCGGGTCCCAACGCGATCCTGGCGTTCGGGTGGCGCGGTCGGGATTTCTGGCGGAACGTGGCGCAGTCATTCGATGATCCGACGACCTGGATCTACATGACGCTGGGGATGCTGACGGCGTATCGGTTTGCTTCGCGGGTGCAGGTGAAGCCGCCGGGGCTGTGATGCGTGCTGCCACTTTGGCAGCCCAGAGCGTGTGCGGGGCGTGGTGTGCGCCTTTGTGGGGTGTCGGGAGGGCTTCGGGCGCGTCGGCGAGCGATCGCTGACTGGCACACGGGTTGCAATTGGTGTGTTGCAGGGAAGTGGGTTTCCAAACGAACACAGAACGTCAGGGCCGGAGAGTGCCGGCCAGACGGGAGATGAACATGTCGAAGATCATCGGAATCGACCTTGGCACGACGAACTCATGCGTGGCGATCATGGAGGGCGGTAGCCCGAAGGTGCTGATCAACTCTTCGGGCAGCCGCATCACGCCGTCGGTGGTGGGCTTTACGGATAAGGGTGAGCGGCTGGTCGGTCAGCCGGCGAAGCACCAGCAGGTGACGAACCCGAAGAACACGATCTTCTCGATCAAGCGTTTCATGGGTCGTCGTCACTCGGAGGTTGAGTCCGAGGAGAAGCTGGTTCCTTACACGGTCATGGGGAACGGGGACGCGTTCGTGAGTGTGAAGGTGAACCAGGGTGAGTTCACGCCCCAGCAGGTTTCGGCGTTCATTCTGCAGGACCTGAAGAAGACGGCCGAGGACTATCTCGGTGAGAAGGTGGATCGCGCGGTGATCACGGTTCCCGCGTACTTCAACGATGCGCAGCGTCAGGCGACGAAGGACGCGGGCGAGATCGCGGGGCTGAAGGTGGAGCGCATCATCAACGAGCCGACCGCGGCCGCGCTCGCGTATGGCATGGACAAGAAGAAGAACCAGAAGATCGCGGTCTTTGACCTGGGCGGCGGCACGTTCGACGTGTCGATCCTGGACATCGGGGATGGCGTCTTTGAGGTGCTGAGCACGAACGGCGACACGCACCTGGGCGGCGACGACTGGGACCAGAAGCTGATCGACTTCATCGCGGAGGAGTTCCGGAAGAAGGAGGGGATCGACCTGCGCAAGGACGCGATGGCCCTTCAGCGTCTGAAGGAGGCGGCGGAGAAGGCGAAGATCGAGCTCTCGACGATGCAGGAGACGACCGTGAACCTGCCGTTCATCACGGCGGATCAGAACGGTCCGAAGCACCTGCAGGTCTCGATCACGCGTGCGAAGTTCGAGTCGCTGACGGACGATCTGTTCCAGCGTCTGCGCGAGCCGTGCGTGAAAGCGCTCAAGGACGCCAAGCTGGACACGAGCAAGATCGACGAGGTCGTGCTGGTGGGCGGCTCGACGCGCATGCCCAAGGCGCAGCAGATCGCCAAGGAAGTTTTCGGGAAGGAGCCGAACCGGTCGGTCAATCCCGACGAGGTGGTGGCGATCGGCGCGGCGATCCAGGGGGGCGTCTTGGTCGGCGATGTGAAGGACGTGCTGCTGCTCGATGTGACGCCGCTGTCGCTGGGCGTTGAGACGCTGGGCGGCGTGATGACGAAGCTGATCGAGCGGAACACGACGATTCCGACGTCGAAGAAGGAGACCTTCTCGACCGCGGCGGACGGGCAGACGAGCGTGCAGATCCATGTGCTGCAGGGGGAGCGTGAGTTCGCGAGGGACAACCGGACGCTCGGCCAGTTCGAGTTGTCGGGGATCGCGGCGGCTCCGCGGGGCACGCCGCAGATCGAGGTCGAATTCGCGATCGATGCCAACGGCATCCTGACGGTGACCGCGACGGACACGAAGGCGGGGAAGAAGGCGGACATCAAGATCACGAACTCGGGCGGGCTTGACAAGGCGGAGATCGAGCGGATGAAGCGGGATGCGGAGGCGCATGCCGCGGAAGACAAGAAGCGTCGCGAGGTGGTGGACCTGAAGAACCGTGCGGACGCGATGGTGCTTCAGACGAAGAAGGCGCTGGAGGAGCACGGCGGGAAGATCTCGCCCGAGGGTCGGTCGAAGGTCGAGAACGCGATCTCTGGTCTGGAGACGGCGATCAAGGGCGAGGAGAAGGAGCCGATCGAGCGCGCGATGAAGGAACTCGAGAGCGCGTCGATGGAGCTTGGCAAGGCGGTGTACGAGTCGGCAGCGCAGACGGCCGGCGCGACGGCGGGCGCGGAGAGTGGTCAGGGTTCGGGCAAGGATGACGATGTGATCGATGCGGAGTTCAAGGTGAAGGAGTAAGCGGGGGCTTTGGAGAGCGCCGACAGCCGCTCGCCTCAGAATCCGCACAACCTTTGAGATTGACTCACGCCCCCGGACGAGTGCCGGGGGCGTGTTGGTTGATGGAGCTTCCGAGAAGTCACTCCATGTGCGTGGCGTGAGAGAGCCAGCTCTCGATGTCGGTGGAGATAGCGTGATTGCCGTTGCGCAGATCGAAGCGCCTGGCGTCAACCCGCGCTGACGCGGCGTAGTGTGAGGCGAGTGCGAGGGGGTCTTCAAGACTCAGTCCCGCTCGGGAGGTCG from Phycisphaeraceae bacterium includes the following:
- a CDS encoding sulfotransferase → MPHYMALASLDVWARLLVSRRPGVEPAYLARLALNLATSYFGTIVALPERLLLWPVLFFKFRSKTPRVDHGPGTVVVLGYFRSGTTHLQYLLSCDRRFKTPVWAQSILPHGWGLSWIVARFVLTPFITNSRPQDDVALGPAWPAEDDFGVSNMSLCSAMPGRFMLPQQHGHYSRFHALEGLTERELVRWRRAQASLLWKITRLRPRQVLLLKSPSHTARVAELRAMLGENVRFIHITREPADVVRSNVSMYERLSIYHLQDGPPIEESREAIVREYLRTEEKFLEESADLPPDRLCRIRYQDLIADPEGTVRRIYGQFGMTLDEGALESMRSYLYRVRAYRTASQKAPKAETREEPDPRLDAMAERFGHRAPTCARVLPQDPKDLGTSDRRRRLAWYVAPITTATIAGLWMLSAWLVGKKFDNAIWPVGAVIGWVTIKTAGIGSRGLGILCAVLTLLIMFGVAGPNAILAFGWRGRDFWRNVAQSFDDPTTWIYMTLGMLTAYRFASRVQVKPPGL
- the dnaK gene encoding molecular chaperone DnaK, whose amino-acid sequence is MSKIIGIDLGTTNSCVAIMEGGSPKVLINSSGSRITPSVVGFTDKGERLVGQPAKHQQVTNPKNTIFSIKRFMGRRHSEVESEEKLVPYTVMGNGDAFVSVKVNQGEFTPQQVSAFILQDLKKTAEDYLGEKVDRAVITVPAYFNDAQRQATKDAGEIAGLKVERIINEPTAAALAYGMDKKKNQKIAVFDLGGGTFDVSILDIGDGVFEVLSTNGDTHLGGDDWDQKLIDFIAEEFRKKEGIDLRKDAMALQRLKEAAEKAKIELSTMQETTVNLPFITADQNGPKHLQVSITRAKFESLTDDLFQRLREPCVKALKDAKLDTSKIDEVVLVGGSTRMPKAQQIAKEVFGKEPNRSVNPDEVVAIGAAIQGGVLVGDVKDVLLLDVTPLSLGVETLGGVMTKLIERNTTIPTSKKETFSTAADGQTSVQIHVLQGEREFARDNRTLGQFELSGIAAAPRGTPQIEVEFAIDANGILTVTATDTKAGKKADIKITNSGGLDKAEIERMKRDAEAHAAEDKKRREVVDLKNRADAMVLQTKKALEEHGGKISPEGRSKVENAISGLETAIKGEEKEPIERAMKELESASMELGKAVYESAAQTAGATAGAESGQGSGKDDDVIDAEFKVKE
- a CDS encoding class I SAM-dependent methyltransferase — its product is MNRTPSSPRHASTLRREVARSVDAPASLLPVFNLLFKDMPSLGSSPRIVVNMLQRAGIGPRSRILDLACGKGTNAISAARRLRCSVVAVDACEAFIHEALAAAARANLTTRATFIHDDARAFAHHSNRKHRPFDAALMLGLWGIVEARSALRPLVKPGGIYIIDDAFRDERLTRRAPEFHEIPTRDESRALLEQRGDRVLELHIPTPSHTRALNAALYRKLAANASAIARDRPSLRPALSTFLDNQRHANRLLGKQLRPAIWVVQRAGFKKY